The following coding sequences are from one Achromobacter sp. B7 window:
- a CDS encoding tripartite tricarboxylate transporter substrate binding protein, which yields MPFTIRRRLLLTGAVFSALFSFSAAAQTAYPDKPVRLVVPYPPGAATDAISRAFAQQLGAIMGQTVVVENRPGAGSAIGIMAVKNRPADGYTLLVHAEGFYSAKLTTPGAGYEFSDFDILAPLAQSSYAFIVPADRGWNSLQDLKGVKREMDIGIADLGIGTYSTLAARLAASLGTQYRPIPFKGGAEGLTAILGGQIDGYFTTIGTTQSVKDNPHVKVLAYTGRPGSVSHLPGVKTFAELGVPDMVFHSSYSVAVRSGIPEPVRTQLANFVRQAATSTAMDKARQDLYLDGYRGSLDDYKQEQLRLSAEFEASAKQRKRE from the coding sequence ATGCCTTTCACCATTCGCCGCCGTCTGCTGCTGACAGGCGCGGTGTTCAGCGCACTGTTTTCCTTTTCGGCCGCCGCGCAAACGGCGTATCCGGACAAGCCCGTGCGGCTTGTGGTCCCGTATCCGCCGGGGGCCGCTACGGACGCCATCTCGCGCGCGTTCGCCCAGCAACTCGGGGCAATCATGGGGCAGACTGTGGTGGTGGAAAACCGGCCGGGCGCCGGCTCGGCCATCGGCATCATGGCCGTCAAGAACCGGCCCGCCGACGGCTACACCTTGCTGGTGCATGCCGAAGGTTTCTACAGCGCGAAGCTGACGACGCCCGGCGCGGGATACGAATTTTCGGACTTCGACATCCTGGCCCCGCTGGCCCAAAGCAGCTACGCCTTCATCGTGCCGGCCGACCGCGGCTGGAACTCGCTTCAGGACCTGAAAGGCGTGAAGCGCGAAATGGACATCGGCATTGCGGACCTGGGCATCGGCACCTATTCCACCTTGGCGGCCAGGCTGGCAGCAAGCCTGGGCACGCAATACCGCCCGATTCCCTTCAAGGGCGGGGCCGAAGGGCTGACGGCCATCCTCGGGGGCCAGATCGACGGCTACTTCACCACGATCGGCACCACGCAAAGCGTCAAGGACAATCCGCACGTCAAGGTGCTGGCCTACACCGGGCGGCCGGGCAGCGTAAGCCATCTGCCGGGCGTGAAGACGTTTGCCGAGCTTGGCGTGCCCGACATGGTGTTTCACAGCAGCTACAGCGTGGCGGTGCGCAGCGGTATTCCCGAACCCGTGCGTACGCAGCTTGCAAACTTCGTCAGGCAGGCCGCGACGTCAACGGCGATGGACAAGGCCCGGCAGGATCTGTATCTGGACGGCTACCGCGGCAGCCTGGACGACTACAAGCAAGAGCAGCTGCGCTTGTCGGCCGAGTTCGAGGCCAGCGCAAAGCAGCGCAAGCGCGAGTGA